The following are from one region of the Salvia splendens isolate huo1 chromosome 2, SspV2, whole genome shotgun sequence genome:
- the LOC121788002 gene encoding polyol transporter 5-like, with product MGDAAGQISAFEPPPKPKRNKYALACSFLASMTSILLGYDIGVMSGAILYIQKDLGISTTQKEVIMGILNVYSLLGSAAAGRTSDWIGRRYTIVFAGAIFFVGALLMGFATNYAFLMAGRFVAGVGVGYALMIAPVYTAEVSPAASRGFLTSFPEVFINFGILLGYVSNFAFSKLRLELGWRLMLGVGAIPSVFIALGVLAMPESPRWLVMQGRLRDAKHVLDKTSDSLAESKLRLAEIKEAAGIPQDCDDDVVAVSKKSHGEGVWRDLLFRPTPAVRHILLCAVGIHFFQQCTGIDSVVLYSPEIFKRAGIKDDTHQLLATMAVGFVKTLFILVATFLLDKIGRRPLLLSSMAGMILSLLGLAIGLTIIENSERRLIWAIALCLASVLSYVALFSIGMGPITWVYSSEIFPLRLRAQGCSIGVAANRVTSGALSMSFLSLSEAITIGGAFFLYTGMAVIALLFFYLLYPETQGRTLEEMDTLFGTFFRWRATARALKENELAQIAKENDDGTTVVSH from the exons ATGGGCGACGCCGCCGGCCAAATCAGCGCCTTCGAGCCGCCTCCGAAGCCAAAAAGAAACAAGTATGCTCTGGCTTGTTCTTTCTTGGCTTCCATGACCTCCATCTTACTCGGATACG ATATAGGAGTGATGAGTGGGGCTATTCTCTACATACAGAAAGACCTTGGCATATCAACGACCCAAAAAGAGGTGATAATGGGGATTCTCAACGTCTACTCGCTCCTGGGCTCCGCCGCCGCTGGCCGCACCTCCGACTGGATCGGCCGCCGATACACCATTGTGTTTGCCGGGGCCATCTTCTTTGTGGGCGCCCTGCTCATGGGCTTTGCCACCAACTACGCCTTCCTCATGGCTGGCCGCTTCGTTGCTGGCGTTGGCGTTGGCTACGCCCTCATGATAGCGCCCGTCTACACGGCTGAGGTCTCGCCGGCTGCCTCCCGCGGCTTCCTCACTTCTTTCCCTGAAGTCTTCATCAATTTTG GCATTTTACTAGGCTATGTTTCAAACTTTGCCTTCTCCAAACTCCGATTGGAGTTAGGGTGGCGACTGATGCTGGGCGTGGGCGCCATTCCTTCCGTCTTCATCGCCCTCGGCGTTCTCGCCATGCCAGAGTCGCCGCGTTGGCTGGTCATGCAGGGCCGCCTCCGCGACGCCAAGCACGTCCTCGACAAGACCTCCGACTCCCTCGCCGAATCCAAGCTCCGCCTCGCCGAGATCAAGGAGGCCGCCGGGATCCCCCAGGACTGCGACGACGACGTGGTGGCCGTCTCCAAGAAGAGCCACGGCGAGGGCGTGTGGCGCGACCTCCTCTTCCGCCCCACCCCCGCCGTCCGCCACATCCTCTTGTGCGCCGTCGGGATCCACTTCTTCCAGCAGTGCACCGGCATCGACTCCGTCGTGCTCTACAGCCCGGAGATATTCAAACGCGCGGGCATCAAAGACGACACGCACCAGCTACTCGCCACCATGGCCGTCGGATTCGTGAAGACCCTGTTCATCTTAGTGGCCACGTTTCTTCTGGATAAGATCGGGAGGAGGCCGCTGCTCTTATCCAGTATGGCCGGGATGATCCTCTCTCTACTGGGCCTCGCCATTGGGCTCACCATCATCGAGAATTCCGAGCGGAGATTGATCTGGGCCATCGCTCTCTGCTTGGCTTCGGTGCTCTCCTACGTGGCGCTATTCTCCATCGGGATGGGCCCCATCACGTGGGTCTACAGCTCCGAGATTTTCCCGCTGCGGCTGCGGGCGCAGGGGTGCAGTATAGGCGTCGCAGCGAATCGGGTCACTAGTGGGGCGCTGTCAATGTCGTTTTTGTCCCTGAGTGAGGCAATCACCATAGGAGGGGCCTTCTTTCTTTACACGGGAATGGCCGTAATTGCCCTTTTGTTCTTTTACCTTTTATACCCCGAGACGCAGGGGAGGACTCTTGAGGAAATGGACACATTGTTCGGAACTTTCTTCCGGTGGCGGGCGACGGCAAGGGCATTAAAGGAAAACGAACTGGCCCAAATTGCAAAGGAAAACGATGATGGGACTACTGTGGTGAGCCACTAA